A single Klebsiella variicola DNA region contains:
- a CDS encoding DNA-binding protein yields MTQTPEVSKSHQTGAPSSSAGLLSSSKLTFRQQEVFDLLVAYINQHGYPPTLSELADMLGVSSSNAVLLHLRALERKNFIKLSCRVSRGISIVGRKEPMLAVQLLQEMIAEEPGARERAIEFLRLFGDQP; encoded by the coding sequence ATGACGCAAACCCCCGAAGTATCAAAATCCCATCAGACTGGTGCTCCTTCATCGAGCGCCGGTTTGCTTTCGTCTTCAAAACTAACTTTTCGCCAGCAGGAAGTTTTCGATCTGCTGGTGGCCTACATCAATCAGCATGGCTACCCACCTACGCTATCTGAGCTGGCCGATATGCTCGGCGTTAGCTCGTCTAATGCTGTTCTGTTGCATCTACGTGCGTTAGAGAGAAAAAATTTTATAAAACTCTCTTGCCGTGTCTCCAGAGGAATTTCCATCGTCGGGCGAAAGGAGCCTATGCTCGCCGTGCAGCTGTTGCAGGAGATGATCGCTGAAGAACCCGGCGCGCGTGAAAGAGCGATTGAGTTTTTGCGACTGTTTGGTGATCAGCCATGA
- a CDS encoding DinI family protein, with product MKVEIIIDRQKKLPDGAVPALEKELLRRLDQNFNNCSLVIRRASSDGLTVLGGMDGDKKRVEEILQDTWESADDWFC from the coding sequence ATGAAAGTGGAAATCATAATTGATCGCCAAAAAAAATTGCCGGATGGTGCTGTGCCTGCTCTGGAGAAGGAGCTACTGCGGCGATTGGATCAAAACTTTAATAACTGCAGTCTTGTGATTCGTCGGGCCAGCTCTGATGGGTTGACCGTGCTTGGTGGAATGGACGGAGATAAAAAACGTGTAGAGGAAATCCTGCAGGACACCTGGGAAAGCGCTGATGACTGGTTTTGTTAA
- a CDS encoding DUF968 domain-containing protein, which produces MRALLNVDIARHLGIVLLKPGSELMPLFGAGRVLVEMPPASMKKIPSGRLPDARQPLRDDMGLRPFFMKKAVITAAGGVSALESWLRRQVKKCQWTHSDYHHHELVPFRHSTGVIIACWHCDNELKNQTEQTLDQLAGINNADWIIDTARIALGLDAQRLLSLAELCWWAVGAGIGDEITEEMARRSLRIKDDGIKSVYRESEIVPSVPATSILSPRLEKAIRPTAITTPGKPLVPVNVDPVAPATLFARPKRSRWLSADFISWVKKQPCMCCGQPADDAHHLIGWGQGGVGTKAHDVFTIPLCRKHHRALHHDPAAFEREYGTQPVLIIKLLDRAYALGVLA; this is translated from the coding sequence ATGCGAGCTTTGCTTAACGTGGATATTGCACGCCATCTTGGAATTGTGCTGCTTAAGCCGGGTAGTGAATTAATGCCGTTATTCGGTGCCGGCCGGGTTCTTGTTGAAATGCCGCCGGCAAGCATGAAAAAGATACCCAGCGGGCGTCTTCCTGATGCCCGGCAGCCGTTGCGGGATGATATGGGGCTCAGACCATTTTTCATGAAGAAGGCAGTTATCACTGCGGCTGGTGGTGTTAGTGCCCTCGAGTCATGGTTGCGTAGGCAGGTTAAAAAATGTCAGTGGACACATTCCGATTACCATCACCATGAGCTCGTCCCGTTTCGCCATTCGACGGGTGTAATAATCGCATGCTGGCACTGTGATAATGAGCTGAAAAACCAAACAGAACAAACCCTCGATCAACTGGCAGGCATTAATAACGCTGACTGGATAATCGACACTGCCCGCATCGCGCTTGGGCTGGATGCTCAGCGATTACTGTCACTGGCGGAGCTATGCTGGTGGGCGGTAGGCGCCGGGATTGGCGATGAAATTACAGAAGAAATGGCGCGCCGATCCCTGCGTATTAAAGACGATGGCATTAAATCGGTTTACAGGGAGAGTGAGATTGTTCCGTCGGTACCGGCCACCAGCATTCTTTCTCCCCGTCTCGAAAAAGCAATCAGGCCAACGGCAATAACAACGCCGGGCAAACCTTTGGTTCCTGTGAACGTCGATCCTGTTGCACCGGCGACACTATTCGCGAGACCTAAGCGGAGCCGATGGTTATCAGCTGACTTTATCTCATGGGTGAAAAAACAGCCGTGTATGTGCTGCGGGCAGCCTGCAGATGATGCACACCATCTTATTGGCTGGGGGCAGGGCGGCGTAGGCACCAAGGCCCACGATGTTTTTACGATCCCATTATGCCGCAAGCACCACCGCGCTTTGCACCATGACCCTGCCGCTTTTGAGCGTGAATACGGCACCCAGCCGGTATTGATTATTAAATTGCTGGACCGGGCATACGCGCTCGGCGTTCTGGCGTAG
- a CDS encoding YncE family protein, translated as MRTISVRSVLLASTITISTVVTAYADSQWAAATTTFPGSIRAGSREVPVKPGDHTVITIKNLPTGATVTMLNGAEVLTPKPLAADEKGNLTIPLNVPADAATGLHPLTVITQNPASVSQVMLKLSKVVPPKNTEAFRLQTIPVGERAYQSAVSADGKLFVTSARGPKDGSRLMRLNAGTLAVEAEATLPKDKKGEQIGVFGVGVDNAHNHVWTTNTLAETVTVYDAKTLSVVKVFPEGSVVHPRDVIIDEAHNRAYVSAALTGFIEVYDTKSLEHIGQLEFVVEHGKNMFNNTDLALDSAGGKLFGVSRDTPWVGWIDLKTGKSTTVKVPEAQGATDITRDPATGRLYVASQETNNVVVLDADGKVLADTYIGAGGVSVVWDPVTSQVFAATRAGGTVAVLNKDGKLVANIPMDETPNHLTAAPDGAVYVVSMYGAVGDKTQTGSVTKITQKK; from the coding sequence ATGAGAACAATTTCAGTCCGTTCAGTGCTGTTGGCCTCCACTATTACAATATCAACCGTCGTAACGGCATACGCCGATAGTCAATGGGCAGCAGCCACCACGACCTTTCCAGGTAGTATTCGTGCCGGATCTCGGGAAGTTCCTGTTAAGCCCGGAGATCACACGGTGATCACGATTAAGAACCTGCCAACAGGTGCGACTGTCACCATGCTGAATGGTGCTGAAGTCCTTACGCCGAAGCCATTGGCTGCCGATGAGAAGGGAAATCTCACTATTCCACTAAATGTTCCGGCCGACGCTGCTACAGGCCTTCATCCACTCACTGTTATCACGCAAAATCCCGCGAGCGTTTCGCAGGTTATGTTGAAATTATCCAAGGTTGTTCCCCCGAAAAACACTGAGGCTTTCAGGCTGCAAACAATTCCCGTCGGTGAGCGGGCTTACCAGTCGGCAGTGTCGGCCGATGGGAAGCTCTTCGTGACTTCTGCACGCGGCCCGAAGGATGGTAGCCGGCTGATGAGACTGAACGCAGGAACGCTGGCTGTCGAAGCGGAGGCGACGCTGCCTAAAGACAAAAAGGGAGAGCAGATTGGAGTATTCGGAGTCGGTGTTGATAATGCCCATAACCATGTATGGACGACGAACACGCTTGCCGAGACGGTGACCGTCTATGACGCAAAGACCCTTTCTGTGGTGAAAGTCTTTCCCGAAGGGTCTGTTGTACATCCACGCGATGTGATTATTGATGAAGCCCACAATCGTGCCTATGTCAGTGCAGCGCTGACCGGATTTATCGAGGTATATGACACAAAATCACTTGAACACATCGGTCAACTTGAGTTCGTAGTGGAACATGGCAAAAACATGTTTAACAATACCGATCTTGCCCTTGACAGTGCAGGAGGGAAACTTTTCGGCGTCAGCCGTGATACGCCATGGGTAGGTTGGATTGATCTCAAAACGGGTAAGAGCACGACGGTGAAAGTGCCTGAGGCGCAGGGGGCAACAGACATCACTCGCGATCCGGCGACTGGCCGTCTTTACGTTGCTTCCCAGGAAACGAACAATGTCGTGGTTCTTGATGCGGACGGTAAGGTTCTCGCAGATACTTATATTGGTGCCGGAGGCGTATCTGTCGTCTGGGATCCAGTGACGTCTCAGGTTTTCGCCGCCACGCGTGCAGGTGGAACCGTTGCTGTTCTGAACAAGGACGGTAAACTGGTCGCTAATATTCCGATGGATGAAACACCAAACCACCTGACTGCCGCGCCTGATGGCGCCGTTTATGTGGTGTCGATGTATGGCGCTGTCGGGGACAAAACTCAAACAGGTTCAGTGACGAAAATCACCCAAAAAAAATAG